The proteins below are encoded in one region of Anoplopoma fimbria isolate UVic2021 breed Golden Eagle Sablefish chromosome 19, Afim_UVic_2022, whole genome shotgun sequence:
- the LOC129108395 gene encoding CD82 antigen-like, which produces MGKGCITVTKYFLFLFNLLFFIFGALIMGFGLWVLFDNQSFIAVLQESSDTVKVASYIFIGVGSLTMAMGFFGCLGAIYEIRCLLGLYFTCLLLILIAQVTAGVLIYFQRDRLKFEMSTIIKGMIINYTGQNRTTEHTWDYIQKTMKCCGWTGPGNWSENILIRNSSQNLYSCSCRNESLPGTNIEDVGLCDHLSAETPIYETGCVTNVEKWLLDNCGVILGICVSVAVIELLGMILSMCLCKSVVQEDYTKVPKY; this is translated from the exons ATGGGGAAAGGATGCATCACAGTCACCAagtactttctttttctcttcaacCTCCTCTTCTTT ATCTTCGGAGCGTTGATCATGGGCTTCGGCCTGTGGGTCCTCTTTGATAACCAGAGCTTCATTGCTGTTCTAC AGGAATCATCAGACACAGTGAAAGTGGCTTCCTACATTTTCATCGGAGTGGGTTCCTTGACGATGGCCATGGGCTTCTTCGGCTGCTTAGGAGCCATCTACGAAATCCGTTGTCTGCTGGGTCTG TACTTCACCTGCCTCCTGCTCATCCTCATCGCCCAGGTCACTGCTGGAGTTCTCATCTACTTCCAAAGAGATCGG TTAAAATTTGAAATGTCCACCATCATAAAGGGAATGATAATCAACTACACTGGCCAGAATAGGACCACAGAGCACACCTGGGACTACATTCAGAAGACG ATGAAGTGCTGTGGATGGACTGGTCCAGGCAACTGGTCTGAGAACATTTTGATCAGGAACAGCTCCCAGAACCTCTACTCATGTTCCTGTCGCAATGAATCCCTGCCCGGCACGAACATCGAAGACGTGGGCCTGTGTGATCACCTGTCCGCAGAAACACCCATCTATGAAACG GGCTGTGTAACCAATGTGGAGAAATGGCTCCTGGACAACTGTGGAGTTATTCTGGGAATCTGTGTCAGCGTGGCAGTCATAGAG CTCCTCGGGATGATCCTCTCCATGTGTCTCTGCAAGAGTGTCGTCCAGGAGGATTATACCAAAGTACCGAAGTACTGA